The Pseudanabaena yagii GIHE-NHR1 genome segment GTAAAAATTACCCCATCAGGTGTGGCTCCTCAAGTTTGGGTAGAAGGATTATCAATTACAGGTGAAGCATAAGCTAAAGACTTGGTGCACTATATGCACCAAGTCTTTAGTCATTTAGTTCTTGGCGTTATACAAGTTCGCATTTGTCATCTGAGCGCCCTCAAAAAGTGTTTCTTGCAAGTTTGCCCAACTTAAGTTTGCACCCCGTAAGTCAGCCCCACGTAGATCAGCTTTGCGTAAATCCGCTCCCTTTAAATTGGCATGACGGAGATTAGCACGATGCAGATCGGCACTATTTAAATTTGCGTAGCTCAAATCTGCGCCACTCAGATTAGCTCTACAGAGCTTGGCATTAGCAAAATTGCTTTTGCTCATTGATGCGTGGCTAAAGTCAATTTTGTGTAAGTCGATCGCTTTTAAATCTGCACCCACAAGATCGACATTAGAAAACACTTTTCGTCCCGCTCGATATAGTTGCAAAAATTCTTTAGCATCCATTAATTGCTTAGCCTAGGCAAAATCTATGAGAACATGAATATTTTTGAAAGCGATTTTAAACTCGGATTGATCAATAATTCTACAAGTCTTAGGCGCTAAAGACATCAGCAATTAGAGAAAACTC includes the following:
- a CDS encoding pentapeptide repeat-containing protein, yielding MDAKEFLQLYRAGRKVFSNVDLVGADLKAIDLHKIDFSHASMSKSNFANAKLCRANLSGADLSYANLNSADLHRANLRHANLKGADLRKADLRGADLRGANLSWANLQETLFEGAQMTNANLYNAKN